A DNA window from Drosophila virilis strain 15010-1051.87 chromosome 4, Dvir_AGI_RSII-ME, whole genome shotgun sequence contains the following coding sequences:
- the qtc gene encoding protein quick-to-court isoform X2, with amino-acid sequence MTSLLPRDTSPMEPKEQPSAAPTRIPHPNAKAVPFVPLRRSASMRLRGTKAHPQHIGSAGEFSTRVQLSGSTTNARPLCVQPVVPFTRNHSWNNLGHRQTANNTDSTHFHALCSGDTECLALADQLTELQLIPSPDMDASKSRNMSLKLNGGSAETAGIATATSTSTSTPKTPKTPPEPSHSCVRDKHCARLSKTLNRKQQDSTGKLSTVHETKISPKTPPGTPDSPSTYLDDDLDSMYSFATTTSGRSTMSCEHPYVARNGTTFSGRKMKYVVHCSNYAGQVGADYLTPTQRAQRQIRRLKELLSIARQDLEAKDTEILRLTREVVELRLFKASLSSPEERSASSDAVTVREAELKTSQDVSPIVDMVDEAKCSPRHLARQQQHQHQQLQMSAEMQSSYADSGHFEDLTMSSVHSKDSQTQSETPEETAPDAAAASSSLENYELQRQELIRMYEHRIEELIRTQDGAASDLKRTHNDKVEALLQKLAECNTRYSDIVPDYEHAKQRIRELEKQLEDLQRKLIEHEEKQNKMYLHMYQQGQEAERITRADQAMELAQRQPDSKVSINELLHQLQSTQDELENIRASDCRMRECGSNHALLTAKEAISLWVLGARKTIYRRLLEAQKNRTHVDPEVTLQFLKSAIFYFLTDKENSQGHLQAIESILEFTDEEKQKITQARSTNAAKFIVLCVVPLTNLFSILFCHVK; translated from the exons atGACGTCGTTGCTGCCACGGGATACGTCACCAATGGAGCCAAAGGAGCAGCCATCTGCAGCGCCCACACGCATACCACATCCGAACGCTAAGGCTGTTCCGTTTGTTCCATTGCGGCGTTCCGCCTCCATGCGCTTGCGCGGCACAAAAGCGCATCCACAGCACATTGGCAGCGCCGGTGAATTCAGTACGCGCGTCCAGCTCTCCGGCAGCACAACGAACGCGCGCCCATTGTGCGTCCAGCCAGTTGTGCCATTCACGCGTAATCACAGCTGGAACAATTTGGGCCACAGGCAGACGGCCAACAACACGGACTCAACGCATTTCCATGCATTATGCAGCGGCGACACCGAATGCCTGGCCCTAGCAGACCAGCTAACTGAGCTCCAGTTGATTCCCAGTCCGGACATGGACGCCTCCAAGTCGCGTAATATG TCTCTAAAGCTGAACGGCGGCAGTGCAGAGACAGCGGGCATCGCAACGGCCACGTCGACGTCCACGTCCACGCCAAAGACGCCCAAGACACCGCCCGAGCCGAGCCACAGCTGTGTGCGTGATAAGCATTGCGCCCGTTTGTCCAAAACGCTCAACAGGAAGCAGCAGGACTCCACTGGGAAGCTGTCCACGGTGCACGAGACGAAAATATCGCCCAAGACGCCGCCAGGCACGCCAGATTCACCGAGCACCTATCTGGATGATGATCTAGATTCGATGTATTCGTTTGCGACCACCACATCGGGTCGTTCGACCATGTCCTGCGAGCATCCCTATGTGGCCAG AAACGGCACCACCTTCAGTGGACGCAAGATGAAGTATGTGGTGCACTGTTCCAATTATGCGGGCCAAGTTGGAGCCGACTATCTGACGCCCACGCAGCGGGCACAGCGTCAGATACGACGACTCAAGGAGCTATTGAGCATAGCGCGACAGGATCTGGAGGCCAAGGATACGGAGATTTTGCGTCTGACACGCGAGGTTGTCGAGCTGCGTCTGTTCAAGGCATCGCTCAGCTCGCCCGAGGAGCGTTCCGCCTCCTCGGATGCGGTAACGGTGCGCGAAGCGGAGCTGAAGACTTCGCAGGATGTCTCGCCCATCGTCGACATGGTGGACGAGGCCAAGTGCAGTCCGCGTCATCTGGcccgtcagcagcagcatcagcaccagcagctgcaaatgtCCGCCGAGATGCAGAGCTCGTATGCGGACTCGGGTCATTTTGAAGATCTGACCATGTCGTCGGTGCACTCGAAGGACTCGCAGACGCAAAGTGAAACGCCCGAGGAGACGGCGCCGGACGCGGCGGCAGCATCCAGCAGCCTGGAGAACTACGAGCTGCAGCGCCAGGAGCTAATACGCATGTACGAGCATCGCATCGAGGAGCTGATTCGCACCCAAGACGGCGCCGCCAGCGACCTGAAGCGCACACACAACGACAAGGTCGAGGCGCTGCTACAGAAGCTGGCCGAATGCAACACACGCTACTCGGACATTGTGCCGGACTATGAGCACGCCAAGCAGCGCATCCGTGAGCTGGAGAAACAGCTCGAGGATCTGCAGCGCAAGCTGATCGAGCATGAGGAGAAGCagaacaaaatgtatttgcacATGTATCAGCAGGGACAGGAGGCGGAGCGCATCACGCGCGCCGATCAG GCAATGGAACTGGCACAACGCCAGCCGGACAGCAAGGTGTCCATCAACGAGCTGCTGCATCAGCTGCAAAGCACACAGGATGAGCTGGAGAATATACGC GCATCAGATTGTAGAATGAGGGAGTGCGGCAGTAATCATGCTCTCCTTACTGCAAAGGAGGCGATTTCTTTGTGGGTACTTGGCGCGCGTAAG ACCATTTATCGGCGTTTGTTGGAGGCGCAAAAGAATCGCACCCATGTCGATCCGGAGGTAACGCTGCAGTTCCTGAAGAGCGCTATTTTCTACTTTCTCACAGATAAGGAGAACTCGCAGGGCCATTTGCAGGCCATCGAGAGCATTCTGGAGTTTACCGATGAGGAGAAACAGAAGATAACCCAAGCACGATCGACAAA tgCAGCTAAATTCattgttttgtgtgttgttcCGTTAacgaatttattttcaattttattttgtcatgtaaaataa
- the qtc gene encoding protein quick-to-court isoform X5, protein MPCEMRPSATTTKATAAAPAMTSLLPRDTSPMEPKEQPSAAPTRIPHPNAKAVPFVPLRRSASMRLRGTKAHPQHIGSAGEFSTRVQLSGSTTNARPLCVQPVVPFTRNHSWNNLGHRQTANNTDSTHFHALCSGDTECLALADQLTELQLIPSPDMDASKSRNMSLKLNGGSAETAGIATATSTSTSTPKTPKTPPEPSHSCVRDKHCARLSKTLNRKQQDSTGKLSTVHETKISPKTPPGTPDSPSTYLDDDLDSMYSFATTTSGRSTMSCEHPYVARNGTTFSGRKMKYVVHCSNYAGQVGADYLTPTQRAQRQIRRLKELLSIARQDLEAKDTEILRLTREVVELRLFKASLSSPEERSASSDAVTVREAELKTSQDVSPIVDMVDEAKCSPRHLARQQQHQHQQLQMSAEMQSSYADSGHFEDLTMSSVHSKDSQTQSETPEETAPDAAAASSSLENYELQRQELIRMYEHRIEELIRTQDGAASDLKRTHNDKVEALLQKLAECNTRYSDIVPDYEHAKQRIRELEKQLEDLQRKLIEHEEKQNKMYLHMYQQGQEAERITRADQAMELAQRQPDSKVSINELLHQLQSTQDELENIRIRRTRRAICRPSRAFWSLPMRRNRR, encoded by the exons atgccATGTGAAATGAGGCCGAGCG caacaacaacaaaggccacagcagcagcgccagcgatGACGTCGTTGCTGCCACGGGATACGTCACCAATGGAGCCAAAGGAGCAGCCATCTGCAGCGCCCACACGCATACCACATCCGAACGCTAAGGCTGTTCCGTTTGTTCCATTGCGGCGTTCCGCCTCCATGCGCTTGCGCGGCACAAAAGCGCATCCACAGCACATTGGCAGCGCCGGTGAATTCAGTACGCGCGTCCAGCTCTCCGGCAGCACAACGAACGCGCGCCCATTGTGCGTCCAGCCAGTTGTGCCATTCACGCGTAATCACAGCTGGAACAATTTGGGCCACAGGCAGACGGCCAACAACACGGACTCAACGCATTTCCATGCATTATGCAGCGGCGACACCGAATGCCTGGCCCTAGCAGACCAGCTAACTGAGCTCCAGTTGATTCCCAGTCCGGACATGGACGCCTCCAAGTCGCGTAATATG TCTCTAAAGCTGAACGGCGGCAGTGCAGAGACAGCGGGCATCGCAACGGCCACGTCGACGTCCACGTCCACGCCAAAGACGCCCAAGACACCGCCCGAGCCGAGCCACAGCTGTGTGCGTGATAAGCATTGCGCCCGTTTGTCCAAAACGCTCAACAGGAAGCAGCAGGACTCCACTGGGAAGCTGTCCACGGTGCACGAGACGAAAATATCGCCCAAGACGCCGCCAGGCACGCCAGATTCACCGAGCACCTATCTGGATGATGATCTAGATTCGATGTATTCGTTTGCGACCACCACATCGGGTCGTTCGACCATGTCCTGCGAGCATCCCTATGTGGCCAG AAACGGCACCACCTTCAGTGGACGCAAGATGAAGTATGTGGTGCACTGTTCCAATTATGCGGGCCAAGTTGGAGCCGACTATCTGACGCCCACGCAGCGGGCACAGCGTCAGATACGACGACTCAAGGAGCTATTGAGCATAGCGCGACAGGATCTGGAGGCCAAGGATACGGAGATTTTGCGTCTGACACGCGAGGTTGTCGAGCTGCGTCTGTTCAAGGCATCGCTCAGCTCGCCCGAGGAGCGTTCCGCCTCCTCGGATGCGGTAACGGTGCGCGAAGCGGAGCTGAAGACTTCGCAGGATGTCTCGCCCATCGTCGACATGGTGGACGAGGCCAAGTGCAGTCCGCGTCATCTGGcccgtcagcagcagcatcagcaccagcagctgcaaatgtCCGCCGAGATGCAGAGCTCGTATGCGGACTCGGGTCATTTTGAAGATCTGACCATGTCGTCGGTGCACTCGAAGGACTCGCAGACGCAAAGTGAAACGCCCGAGGAGACGGCGCCGGACGCGGCGGCAGCATCCAGCAGCCTGGAGAACTACGAGCTGCAGCGCCAGGAGCTAATACGCATGTACGAGCATCGCATCGAGGAGCTGATTCGCACCCAAGACGGCGCCGCCAGCGACCTGAAGCGCACACACAACGACAAGGTCGAGGCGCTGCTACAGAAGCTGGCCGAATGCAACACACGCTACTCGGACATTGTGCCGGACTATGAGCACGCCAAGCAGCGCATCCGTGAGCTGGAGAAACAGCTCGAGGATCTGCAGCGCAAGCTGATCGAGCATGAGGAGAAGCagaacaaaatgtatttgcacATGTATCAGCAGGGACAGGAGGCGGAGCGCATCACGCGCGCCGATCAG GCAATGGAACTGGCACAACGCCAGCCGGACAGCAAGGTGTCCATCAACGAGCTGCTGCATCAGCTGCAAAGCACACAGGATGAGCTGGAGAATATACGC ATAAGGAGAACTCGCAGGGCCATTTGCAGGCCATCGAGAGCATTCTGGAGTTTACCGATGAGGAGAAACAGAAGATAA
- the qtc gene encoding protein quick-to-court isoform X4 has protein sequence MPCEMRPSATTTKATAAAPAMTSLLPRDTSPMEPKEQPSAAPTRIPHPNAKAVPFVPLRRSASMRLRGTKAHPQHIGSAGEFSTRVQLSGSTTNARPLCVQPVVPFTRNHSWNNLGHRQTANNTDSTHFHALCSGDTECLALADQLTELQLIPSPDMDASKSRNMSLKLNGGSAETAGIATATSTSTSTPKTPKTPPEPSHSCVRDKHCARLSKTLNRKQQDSTGKLSTVHETKISPKTPPGTPDSPSTYLDDDLDSMYSFATTTSGRSTMSCEHPYVARNGTTFSGRKMKYVVHCSNYAGQVGADYLTPTQRAQRQIRRLKELLSIARQDLEAKDTEILRLTREVVELRLFKASLSSPEERSASSDAVTVREAELKTSQDVSPIVDMVDEAKCSPRHLARQQQHQHQQLQMSAEMQSSYADSGHFEDLTMSSVHSKDSQTQSETPEETAPDAAAASSSLENYELQRQELIRMYEHRIEELIRTQDGAASDLKRTHNDKVEALLQKLAECNTRYSDIVPDYEHAKQRIRELEKQLEDLQRKLIEHEEKQNKMYLHMYQQGQEAERITRADQAMELAQRQPDSKVSINELLHQLQSTQDELENIRTIYRRLLEAQKNRTHVDPEVTLQFLKSAIFYFLTDKENSQGHLQAIESILEFTDEEKQKITQARSTNAAKFIVLCVVPLTNLFSILFCHVK, from the exons atgccATGTGAAATGAGGCCGAGCG caacaacaacaaaggccacagcagcagcgccagcgatGACGTCGTTGCTGCCACGGGATACGTCACCAATGGAGCCAAAGGAGCAGCCATCTGCAGCGCCCACACGCATACCACATCCGAACGCTAAGGCTGTTCCGTTTGTTCCATTGCGGCGTTCCGCCTCCATGCGCTTGCGCGGCACAAAAGCGCATCCACAGCACATTGGCAGCGCCGGTGAATTCAGTACGCGCGTCCAGCTCTCCGGCAGCACAACGAACGCGCGCCCATTGTGCGTCCAGCCAGTTGTGCCATTCACGCGTAATCACAGCTGGAACAATTTGGGCCACAGGCAGACGGCCAACAACACGGACTCAACGCATTTCCATGCATTATGCAGCGGCGACACCGAATGCCTGGCCCTAGCAGACCAGCTAACTGAGCTCCAGTTGATTCCCAGTCCGGACATGGACGCCTCCAAGTCGCGTAATATG TCTCTAAAGCTGAACGGCGGCAGTGCAGAGACAGCGGGCATCGCAACGGCCACGTCGACGTCCACGTCCACGCCAAAGACGCCCAAGACACCGCCCGAGCCGAGCCACAGCTGTGTGCGTGATAAGCATTGCGCCCGTTTGTCCAAAACGCTCAACAGGAAGCAGCAGGACTCCACTGGGAAGCTGTCCACGGTGCACGAGACGAAAATATCGCCCAAGACGCCGCCAGGCACGCCAGATTCACCGAGCACCTATCTGGATGATGATCTAGATTCGATGTATTCGTTTGCGACCACCACATCGGGTCGTTCGACCATGTCCTGCGAGCATCCCTATGTGGCCAG AAACGGCACCACCTTCAGTGGACGCAAGATGAAGTATGTGGTGCACTGTTCCAATTATGCGGGCCAAGTTGGAGCCGACTATCTGACGCCCACGCAGCGGGCACAGCGTCAGATACGACGACTCAAGGAGCTATTGAGCATAGCGCGACAGGATCTGGAGGCCAAGGATACGGAGATTTTGCGTCTGACACGCGAGGTTGTCGAGCTGCGTCTGTTCAAGGCATCGCTCAGCTCGCCCGAGGAGCGTTCCGCCTCCTCGGATGCGGTAACGGTGCGCGAAGCGGAGCTGAAGACTTCGCAGGATGTCTCGCCCATCGTCGACATGGTGGACGAGGCCAAGTGCAGTCCGCGTCATCTGGcccgtcagcagcagcatcagcaccagcagctgcaaatgtCCGCCGAGATGCAGAGCTCGTATGCGGACTCGGGTCATTTTGAAGATCTGACCATGTCGTCGGTGCACTCGAAGGACTCGCAGACGCAAAGTGAAACGCCCGAGGAGACGGCGCCGGACGCGGCGGCAGCATCCAGCAGCCTGGAGAACTACGAGCTGCAGCGCCAGGAGCTAATACGCATGTACGAGCATCGCATCGAGGAGCTGATTCGCACCCAAGACGGCGCCGCCAGCGACCTGAAGCGCACACACAACGACAAGGTCGAGGCGCTGCTACAGAAGCTGGCCGAATGCAACACACGCTACTCGGACATTGTGCCGGACTATGAGCACGCCAAGCAGCGCATCCGTGAGCTGGAGAAACAGCTCGAGGATCTGCAGCGCAAGCTGATCGAGCATGAGGAGAAGCagaacaaaatgtatttgcacATGTATCAGCAGGGACAGGAGGCGGAGCGCATCACGCGCGCCGATCAG GCAATGGAACTGGCACAACGCCAGCCGGACAGCAAGGTGTCCATCAACGAGCTGCTGCATCAGCTGCAAAGCACACAGGATGAGCTGGAGAATATACGC ACCATTTATCGGCGTTTGTTGGAGGCGCAAAAGAATCGCACCCATGTCGATCCGGAGGTAACGCTGCAGTTCCTGAAGAGCGCTATTTTCTACTTTCTCACAGATAAGGAGAACTCGCAGGGCCATTTGCAGGCCATCGAGAGCATTCTGGAGTTTACCGATGAGGAGAAACAGAAGATAACCCAAGCACGATCGACAAA tgCAGCTAAATTCattgttttgtgtgttgttcCGTTAacgaatttattttcaattttattttgtcatgtaaaataa
- the qtc gene encoding protein quick-to-court isoform X1, whose translation MPCEMRPSATTTKATAAAPAMTSLLPRDTSPMEPKEQPSAAPTRIPHPNAKAVPFVPLRRSASMRLRGTKAHPQHIGSAGEFSTRVQLSGSTTNARPLCVQPVVPFTRNHSWNNLGHRQTANNTDSTHFHALCSGDTECLALADQLTELQLIPSPDMDASKSRNMSLKLNGGSAETAGIATATSTSTSTPKTPKTPPEPSHSCVRDKHCARLSKTLNRKQQDSTGKLSTVHETKISPKTPPGTPDSPSTYLDDDLDSMYSFATTTSGRSTMSCEHPYVARNGTTFSGRKMKYVVHCSNYAGQVGADYLTPTQRAQRQIRRLKELLSIARQDLEAKDTEILRLTREVVELRLFKASLSSPEERSASSDAVTVREAELKTSQDVSPIVDMVDEAKCSPRHLARQQQHQHQQLQMSAEMQSSYADSGHFEDLTMSSVHSKDSQTQSETPEETAPDAAAASSSLENYELQRQELIRMYEHRIEELIRTQDGAASDLKRTHNDKVEALLQKLAECNTRYSDIVPDYEHAKQRIRELEKQLEDLQRKLIEHEEKQNKMYLHMYQQGQEAERITRADQAMELAQRQPDSKVSINELLHQLQSTQDELENIRASDCRMRECGSNHALLTAKEAISLWVLGARKTIYRRLLEAQKNRTHVDPEVTLQFLKSAIFYFLTDKENSQGHLQAIESILEFTDEEKQKITQARSTNAAKFIVLCVVPLTNLFSILFCHVK comes from the exons atgccATGTGAAATGAGGCCGAGCG caacaacaacaaaggccacagcagcagcgccagcgatGACGTCGTTGCTGCCACGGGATACGTCACCAATGGAGCCAAAGGAGCAGCCATCTGCAGCGCCCACACGCATACCACATCCGAACGCTAAGGCTGTTCCGTTTGTTCCATTGCGGCGTTCCGCCTCCATGCGCTTGCGCGGCACAAAAGCGCATCCACAGCACATTGGCAGCGCCGGTGAATTCAGTACGCGCGTCCAGCTCTCCGGCAGCACAACGAACGCGCGCCCATTGTGCGTCCAGCCAGTTGTGCCATTCACGCGTAATCACAGCTGGAACAATTTGGGCCACAGGCAGACGGCCAACAACACGGACTCAACGCATTTCCATGCATTATGCAGCGGCGACACCGAATGCCTGGCCCTAGCAGACCAGCTAACTGAGCTCCAGTTGATTCCCAGTCCGGACATGGACGCCTCCAAGTCGCGTAATATG TCTCTAAAGCTGAACGGCGGCAGTGCAGAGACAGCGGGCATCGCAACGGCCACGTCGACGTCCACGTCCACGCCAAAGACGCCCAAGACACCGCCCGAGCCGAGCCACAGCTGTGTGCGTGATAAGCATTGCGCCCGTTTGTCCAAAACGCTCAACAGGAAGCAGCAGGACTCCACTGGGAAGCTGTCCACGGTGCACGAGACGAAAATATCGCCCAAGACGCCGCCAGGCACGCCAGATTCACCGAGCACCTATCTGGATGATGATCTAGATTCGATGTATTCGTTTGCGACCACCACATCGGGTCGTTCGACCATGTCCTGCGAGCATCCCTATGTGGCCAG AAACGGCACCACCTTCAGTGGACGCAAGATGAAGTATGTGGTGCACTGTTCCAATTATGCGGGCCAAGTTGGAGCCGACTATCTGACGCCCACGCAGCGGGCACAGCGTCAGATACGACGACTCAAGGAGCTATTGAGCATAGCGCGACAGGATCTGGAGGCCAAGGATACGGAGATTTTGCGTCTGACACGCGAGGTTGTCGAGCTGCGTCTGTTCAAGGCATCGCTCAGCTCGCCCGAGGAGCGTTCCGCCTCCTCGGATGCGGTAACGGTGCGCGAAGCGGAGCTGAAGACTTCGCAGGATGTCTCGCCCATCGTCGACATGGTGGACGAGGCCAAGTGCAGTCCGCGTCATCTGGcccgtcagcagcagcatcagcaccagcagctgcaaatgtCCGCCGAGATGCAGAGCTCGTATGCGGACTCGGGTCATTTTGAAGATCTGACCATGTCGTCGGTGCACTCGAAGGACTCGCAGACGCAAAGTGAAACGCCCGAGGAGACGGCGCCGGACGCGGCGGCAGCATCCAGCAGCCTGGAGAACTACGAGCTGCAGCGCCAGGAGCTAATACGCATGTACGAGCATCGCATCGAGGAGCTGATTCGCACCCAAGACGGCGCCGCCAGCGACCTGAAGCGCACACACAACGACAAGGTCGAGGCGCTGCTACAGAAGCTGGCCGAATGCAACACACGCTACTCGGACATTGTGCCGGACTATGAGCACGCCAAGCAGCGCATCCGTGAGCTGGAGAAACAGCTCGAGGATCTGCAGCGCAAGCTGATCGAGCATGAGGAGAAGCagaacaaaatgtatttgcacATGTATCAGCAGGGACAGGAGGCGGAGCGCATCACGCGCGCCGATCAG GCAATGGAACTGGCACAACGCCAGCCGGACAGCAAGGTGTCCATCAACGAGCTGCTGCATCAGCTGCAAAGCACACAGGATGAGCTGGAGAATATACGC GCATCAGATTGTAGAATGAGGGAGTGCGGCAGTAATCATGCTCTCCTTACTGCAAAGGAGGCGATTTCTTTGTGGGTACTTGGCGCGCGTAAG ACCATTTATCGGCGTTTGTTGGAGGCGCAAAAGAATCGCACCCATGTCGATCCGGAGGTAACGCTGCAGTTCCTGAAGAGCGCTATTTTCTACTTTCTCACAGATAAGGAGAACTCGCAGGGCCATTTGCAGGCCATCGAGAGCATTCTGGAGTTTACCGATGAGGAGAAACAGAAGATAACCCAAGCACGATCGACAAA tgCAGCTAAATTCattgttttgtgtgttgttcCGTTAacgaatttattttcaattttattttgtcatgtaaaataa
- the qtc gene encoding protein quick-to-court isoform X3: MPCEMRPSATTTKATAAAPAMTSLLPRDTSPMEPKEQPSAAPTRIPHPNAKAVPFVPLRRSASMRLRGTKAHPQHIGSAGEFSTRVQLSGSTTNARPLCVQPVVPFTRNHSWNNLGHRQTANNTDSTHFHALCSGDTECLALADQLTELQLIPSPDMDASKSRNMSLKLNGGSAETAGIATATSTSTSTPKTPKTPPEPSHSCVRDKHCARLSKTLNRKQQDSTGKLSTVHETKISPKTPPGTPDSPSTYLDDDLDSMYSFATTTSGRSTMSCEHPYVARNGTTFSGRKMKYVVHCSNYAGQVGADYLTPTQRAQRQIRRLKELLSIARQDLEAKDTEILRLTREVVELRLFKASLSSPEERSASSDAVTVREAELKTSQDVSPIVDMVDEAKCSPRHLARQQQHQHQQLQMSAEMQSSYADSGHFEDLTMSSVHSKDSQTQSETPEETAPDAAAASSSLENYELQRQELIRMYEHRIEELIRTQDGAASDLKRTHNDKVEALLQKLAECNTRYSDIVPDYEHAKQRIRELEKQLEDLQRKLIEHEEKQNKMYLHMYQQGQEAERITRADQAMELAQRQPDSKVSINELLHQLQSTQDELENIRASDCRMRECGSNHALLTAKEAISLWVLGARKTIYRRLLEAQKNRTHVDPEVTLQFLKSAIFYFLTDKENSQGHLQAIESILEFTDEEKQKITQARSTN; this comes from the exons atgccATGTGAAATGAGGCCGAGCG caacaacaacaaaggccacagcagcagcgccagcgatGACGTCGTTGCTGCCACGGGATACGTCACCAATGGAGCCAAAGGAGCAGCCATCTGCAGCGCCCACACGCATACCACATCCGAACGCTAAGGCTGTTCCGTTTGTTCCATTGCGGCGTTCCGCCTCCATGCGCTTGCGCGGCACAAAAGCGCATCCACAGCACATTGGCAGCGCCGGTGAATTCAGTACGCGCGTCCAGCTCTCCGGCAGCACAACGAACGCGCGCCCATTGTGCGTCCAGCCAGTTGTGCCATTCACGCGTAATCACAGCTGGAACAATTTGGGCCACAGGCAGACGGCCAACAACACGGACTCAACGCATTTCCATGCATTATGCAGCGGCGACACCGAATGCCTGGCCCTAGCAGACCAGCTAACTGAGCTCCAGTTGATTCCCAGTCCGGACATGGACGCCTCCAAGTCGCGTAATATG TCTCTAAAGCTGAACGGCGGCAGTGCAGAGACAGCGGGCATCGCAACGGCCACGTCGACGTCCACGTCCACGCCAAAGACGCCCAAGACACCGCCCGAGCCGAGCCACAGCTGTGTGCGTGATAAGCATTGCGCCCGTTTGTCCAAAACGCTCAACAGGAAGCAGCAGGACTCCACTGGGAAGCTGTCCACGGTGCACGAGACGAAAATATCGCCCAAGACGCCGCCAGGCACGCCAGATTCACCGAGCACCTATCTGGATGATGATCTAGATTCGATGTATTCGTTTGCGACCACCACATCGGGTCGTTCGACCATGTCCTGCGAGCATCCCTATGTGGCCAG AAACGGCACCACCTTCAGTGGACGCAAGATGAAGTATGTGGTGCACTGTTCCAATTATGCGGGCCAAGTTGGAGCCGACTATCTGACGCCCACGCAGCGGGCACAGCGTCAGATACGACGACTCAAGGAGCTATTGAGCATAGCGCGACAGGATCTGGAGGCCAAGGATACGGAGATTTTGCGTCTGACACGCGAGGTTGTCGAGCTGCGTCTGTTCAAGGCATCGCTCAGCTCGCCCGAGGAGCGTTCCGCCTCCTCGGATGCGGTAACGGTGCGCGAAGCGGAGCTGAAGACTTCGCAGGATGTCTCGCCCATCGTCGACATGGTGGACGAGGCCAAGTGCAGTCCGCGTCATCTGGcccgtcagcagcagcatcagcaccagcagctgcaaatgtCCGCCGAGATGCAGAGCTCGTATGCGGACTCGGGTCATTTTGAAGATCTGACCATGTCGTCGGTGCACTCGAAGGACTCGCAGACGCAAAGTGAAACGCCCGAGGAGACGGCGCCGGACGCGGCGGCAGCATCCAGCAGCCTGGAGAACTACGAGCTGCAGCGCCAGGAGCTAATACGCATGTACGAGCATCGCATCGAGGAGCTGATTCGCACCCAAGACGGCGCCGCCAGCGACCTGAAGCGCACACACAACGACAAGGTCGAGGCGCTGCTACAGAAGCTGGCCGAATGCAACACACGCTACTCGGACATTGTGCCGGACTATGAGCACGCCAAGCAGCGCATCCGTGAGCTGGAGAAACAGCTCGAGGATCTGCAGCGCAAGCTGATCGAGCATGAGGAGAAGCagaacaaaatgtatttgcacATGTATCAGCAGGGACAGGAGGCGGAGCGCATCACGCGCGCCGATCAG GCAATGGAACTGGCACAACGCCAGCCGGACAGCAAGGTGTCCATCAACGAGCTGCTGCATCAGCTGCAAAGCACACAGGATGAGCTGGAGAATATACGC GCATCAGATTGTAGAATGAGGGAGTGCGGCAGTAATCATGCTCTCCTTACTGCAAAGGAGGCGATTTCTTTGTGGGTACTTGGCGCGCGTAAG ACCATTTATCGGCGTTTGTTGGAGGCGCAAAAGAATCGCACCCATGTCGATCCGGAGGTAACGCTGCAGTTCCTGAAGAGCGCTATTTTCTACTTTCTCACAGATAAGGAGAACTCGCAGGGCCATTTGCAGGCCATCGAGAGCATTCTGGAGTTTACCGATGAGGAGAAACAGAAGATAACCCAAGCACGATCGACAAA CTAA